The following are encoded together in the Gasterosteus aculeatus chromosome 7, fGasAcu3.hap1.1, whole genome shotgun sequence genome:
- the synj1 gene encoding synaptojanin-1 isoform X8, whose translation MAFSKGYRIYHKLDPPPYSVIVETRSREECLMFESGAVAVLSAAEKEAIKNSYAKILDAYGVLGVLRLNLGDSMLHSLVVVTGCSSVGKVQDSEVFRVTQTDFISLNNDPGDEDRIAEVRKVLNSGHFYFAWSATGVSMDLSLNAHRRILEDTTDNRFFWNQSLHLHLKHYGVNCDDWLLRLMCGGVEVRTIYAGHKQAKACIFSRLSSERAGTRFNVRGTNDDGQVANFVETEQVIFLDDKVSSFIQIRGSIPLFWEQPGIQVGSHRVKLSRGFEANAPAFERHFTALRRLYGKQVIINLLGGKEGEHMLSKAFQSHLKASEHTAAVKMVNFDYHQNVKGGKADKLHSVLKPYLTKFIDECGFFYYSGETGIVRTQGGTLRTNCLDCLDRTNSVQAFFALEMLPKQLEEMSLTEKPQLVARFQEVFRTMWSANGDSVSKIYAGTGALDGKAKLKDGARSVTRTIQNNFFDSSKQEAIDILRLGSTLNSDLADKARALLTTSSLYVTEPILQSASPRVLLGMCQNHHKYTRPKQIRVCVGTWNVNGGKQFRSIAFRNQTLNDWLLDAPKKAGHPEFQDSKANPIDIFAIGFEEMVELNAGNIVSASTTNQKLWAAELQKNISRDHKYVLLASEQLVGVCLFVFIRPQHAPFIRDVAVDTVKTGMGGATGNKGGVAIRLLFHTTSICFVCSHFAAGQSQVKERNDDYSEITRRLTFPMGRLLYSHDYVFWCGDFNYRISMPNEEVKELIKQQNWDALTAGDQLLDQKNAGLVFRGFIEGKLDFAPTYKYDLFSEDYDTSEKCRTPAWTDRILWKRRKWNFNQTAEAMNVVGAASTSGETDDDPDNPWSAGTLKYYGRAELKTSDHRPVVSIIDVDILEVDPEARHQVYKEVIALQGPPDGTILVSLCSSGPDDYFDDALIDELLDKFAQFGEVILIRFVEEKMWVTFLEGYSALAALSLSASTVLGKMLDIRLKSPGWIKSLEEEMSVERICGSIPTSASSTLLAEDTDMGDDDYDMEGDVEDEVEEILPQHLQPGAGSGPGSSPLPSPRGSPCPSPTHGEPVAPGRSGRGGQPSRPSQGPPVDFQPGAPTSLEPKRPPPPRPHAPPARPAPPQRPPPPSGGMSPMPVRKGSADCGEFPSPLFGRRGSQGAKSPALPRPDADWGEFPSPLFGRRGSHGNWPGGAKSPALPRPDAARGQVAVGAPGPGGAPRPNIPPRAGVISVPPQSRPQPPSHPGAPRPIPEVHPGAPRPIPDTHPGAPRPVATGQVKPTDLPLGPPSSGPPPAEPAAARPQAPSPMQAPMQPQKAAPTAQAPSPMQPQPAAPMGQAPSPMQTPMQTPMQTPMQPQQATPTGQVPSAMQPQHAGPTVQLPPPMQPTYSQPQQAPKAGPLAAATAGSPQGLSSPKAPPRSRSSHALPPDAAKSETAPAMQTNGLNGIQREAQWKPDPLDTLASGFLSSSSSSSSSFSSSWHTTQSLTRGSSLRSPPSAPSSTAAASCPLPPSTSFHPSALYPSSSPSFSLSTPSPVVAASLLPPPPAPSRSRSQETLRASPGPFLTDPLPARPNSTNPFTGPVPLQQHRRPLTPDFSVQRPAPTPSVQRTTSALSQPLVPAAHAFQLQRAASLFDPPSAVPSAPAPLLPAGPSPFPSLPLAPAACIPPVLAPRRQPSPPGGKPKPRWVTFDDDLDFRPPTKGPQAPVLPASYLVPQILPSSFVFDSEPDWLTSAPSVFPTLPPPTPSRTVNSNAKPPGGPGSDCFPPRDPS comes from the exons ATGGCCTTCAGCAAGGGATATCGCATCTACCACaagctggacccccccccctacagtGTCATAGTGGAAACCAGGAGCCGGGAAGAATGCCTCATGTTTGAATCCGGCGCCGTCGCTGTTCTGT CGGCGGCAGAGAAGGAGGCCATTAAAAACTCCTACGCCAAGATCCTCGATGCTTATGGCGTCCTGGGCGTCCTCCGCCTGAACCTGG GGGACTCCATGCTCCACAGTCTGGTGGTTGTGACAGGATGCAGCTCTGTGGGGAAGGTGCAGGACTCTGAGGTTTTCAGGGTCACACAGACAGACTTTATATCCCTGAATAATGATCCAGGGGACGAAGACCGGATCGCTGAAGTGCGAAAGGTCTTGAACTCTGGACACTTCTACTTTGCCTGGTCTGCCACTGGTGTCAGCATGGACTTGAGTCTCAATGCACATCGCAGGATCCTAGAGGACACTACGGATAACCGCTTCTTTTG GAACCAATCTCTGCACCTGCACCTGAAGCACTACGGAGTGAACTGCGACGACTGGCTCCTGAGGCTGATGTGTGGTGGTGTGGAGGTCAGGACCATCTATGCAGGCCACAAACAGGCCAAGGCCTGCATCTTCTCCCGCCTCAGCTCGGAGCGGGCCGGCACTCGATTCAACGTCCGAGGAACCAACGACGACGGACAGGTGGCCAACTTTGTGGAGACTGAACAG GTTATTTTCCTGGATGACAAAGTCTCGTCCTTCATACAGATCCGTGGGTCCATTCCCCTTTTCTGGGAACAGCCAGGAATCCAG GTCGGTTCTCATCGTGTCAAACTCTCGAGGGGATTCGAGGCAAATGCTCCAGCCTTCGAAAG GCACTTTACAGCACTGCGGAGGTTGTACGGCAAACAGGTGATCATCAACCTGCTCGGGGGTAAGGAAGGGGAACACATGCTCAGCAAAGCTTTTCAG agTCACCTGAAGGCATCAGAGCACACGGCGGCTGTGAAGATGGTTAACTTTGACTACCATCAAAATGTGAAGGGGGGCAAAGCAGACAAACTCCACAGTGTCCTCAAACCTTACCTCACCAAGTTCATCGACGAGTGTGGCTTCTTCTACTACTCTGGAGAGACCGGCATTGTGAG GACTCAGGGTGGGACCCTTAGGACCAACTGCCTGGACTGCTTGGATAGAACCAACAGTGTCCAGGCCTTCTTTGCACTGGAG ATGCTGCCgaagcagctggaggaaatGAGTCTCACAGAGAAGCCCCAGCTGGTGGCCAGGTTCCAGGAGGTCTTCAGGACCATGTGGTCTGCCAATGGGGACTCCGTCAGTAAGATCTACGCGGGGACCGGTGCCCTGGATGGCAAGGCCAAG CTAAAAGATGGCGCTCGCTCTGTGACCAGGACCATCCAGAACAACTTCTTTGACAGCTCCAAGCAGGAGGCCATCGACATCCTGAGGCTGGGCTCCACGCTCAACAGTGACTTGGCAGATAAGGCTCGGGCCTTGCTCACCACTTCCAGTCTTTATG TCACTGAGCCCATCTTACAATCAG CCTCCCCAAGAGTATTGCTGGGAATGTGTCAGAACCACCATAAATACACAAGGCCCAAGCAGATCCGGGTGTGCGTCGGCACCTGGAATGTCAACGGGGGTAAACAATTTCGCAGCATTGCCTTCCGCAACCAGACTCTCAACGACTGGCTGTTGGACGCTCCAAAGAAGGCGGGGCATCCTGAGTTCCAGG ACAGCAAAGCAAACCCCATAGATATCTTTGCCATCGGTTTTGAGGAAATGGTCGAACTAAATGCTGGAAATATCGTCAGTGCCAG CACTACGAACCAGAAACTGTGGGCCGCTGAgctacaaaaaaacatttcgcGGGACCACAAGTATGTGCTGCTTGCTTCAGAGCAGCTGGTgggagtgtgtctgtttgtcttcatccgCCCGCAGCACGCGCCCTTCATCAG GGACGTTGCTGTTGATACTGTCAAGACTGGCATGGGCGGGGCCACAGGCAACAAAGGAGGTGTGGCCATCCGCCTGCTCTTCCATACCACCAGCATCTGCTTCGTCTGCTCCCACTTTGCAGCCGGCCAGTCACAGGTCAAGGAGAGGAATGACGACTACAGCGAGATCACACGCAGACTCACCTTCcccatg GGTCGTCTGCTGTACTCGCACGACTACGTTTTCTGGTGCGGGGACTTCAACTATCGAATCAGCATGCCCAACGAGGAAGTGAAAGAGCTGATCAAACAGCAGAACTGGGATGCCTTGACAGCTGGGGACCAGTTGTTGGACCAGAAGAATGCTGGTTTG GTGTTCCGGGGTTTCATCGAGGGGAAGTTGGATTTTGCTCCCACCTATAAATATGACCTCTTCTCTGAAGATTATGACACCAGTGAGAAGTGCCGCACACCAGCCTGGACTGACCGCATCCTCTGGAAGAGGAGAAAGTGGAACTTTAACCAAACAG CTGAGGCGATGAATGTAGTAGGAGCAGCTTCTACATCTGGGGAGACCGACGACGATCCAGATAACCCCTGGAGCGCTGGCACTCTGAAGTACTATGGCAGGGCTGAGCTTAAGACCTCGGACCACAG GCCCGTTGTTTCCATAATAGACGTGGACATCCTGGAGGTCGACCCGGAGGCGCGGCACCAGGTCTACAAGGAAGTCATTGCCCTGCAGGGGCCTCCGGACGGCACCATCCTGGTGTCGCTCTGCTCCTCCGGCCCGGACGACTACTTTGACGATGCTCTCATAGACGAGCTGCTGGACAAGTTTGCTCAATTCGGAGAGGTCATCCTCATCAG GTTTGTCGAGGAGAAGATGTGGGTGACTTTCCTGGAAGGTTACTCTGCTCTCGCTGCGCTTTCTCTCAGCGCTTCCACT GTCCTCGGCAAGATGCTCGACATCCGTCTGAAGAGTCCCGGCTGGATCAAgagtctggaggaggagatgagtgTGGAGAGAATCTGTGGAAGCATCCCCACCTCTGCCAGCTCCACCCTGCTCGCCGAGGACACGGACATGGGCGATGATGATTATGACATGGAAG GGGATGTCGAagacgaggtggaggagatcCTCCCCCAGCATCTTCAGCCTGGAGCCGGCTCGGGCCCTGGatcctcccctctgccctccCCCCGCGGTAGTCCCtgtccctcccccacccacggAGAACCCGTGGCCCCCGGCAGGTCTGGTCGCGGAGGACAACCGTCCCGTCCATCACAAG gGCCTCCTGTTGACTTCCAGCCTGGTGCCCCCACATCTCTAGAGCCCAAACGCCCGCCCCCGCCTCGTCCCCACGCCCCCCCAGCCAGACCAGCACCTCCCCAGCGCCCACCGCCACCTTCAG GAGGCATGAGCCCTATGCCAGTTAGGAAGGGCTCTGCAG ACTGTGGCGAGTTTCCCAGCCCACTGTTTGGTAGGAGAGGCAGTCAAG GAGCAAAAAGCCCCGCTCTCCCTCGGCCAGATGCAG ACTGGGGCGAGTTTCCCAGCCCACTGTTTGGTAGGAGAGGCAGTCACGGTAACTGGCCAGGCG GAGCAAAAAGCCCCGCTCTCCCTCGGCCAGATGCAG CTCGAGGTCAGGTGGCAGTGGGAGCTCCTGGACCTGGAGGTGCTCCCAGACCC AATATCCCTCCTCGAGCCGGGGTAATCAGTGTGCCTCCTCAGTCTCGCCCGCAACCTCCCTCTCATCCCGGAGCACCCAGACCCATCCCGGAGGTGCATCCCGGGGCCCCTCGGCCCATCCCAGACACCCACCCTGGAGCCCCTCGACCTGTGGCCACTGGCCAGGTCAAACCGACTGACCTTCCTCTGG GTCCCCCCTCCTCGGGCCCCCCTCCTGCAGAGCCCGCTGCAGCAAGACCCCAGGCTCCATCCCCTATGCAGGCACCCATGCAGCCCCAAAAAGCCGCCCCTACGGCTCAGGCTCCATCACCGATGCAGCCCCAGCCAGCCGCCCCTATGGGTCAGGCTCCATCGCCCATGCAGACGCCCATGCAGACGCCCATGCAGACGCCCATGCAGCCCCAACAAGCGACCCCTACGGGTCAGGTTCCATCGGCCATGCAGCCCCAACACGCCGGCCCTACGGTTCAGCTCCCACCACCGATGCAGCCCACGTACTCACAGCCACAGCAGGCCCCTAAAGCGGGGCCCCTCGCCGCCGCCACGGCTGGCTCTCCACAAGGTCTGTCCTCTCCTAAGGCCCCGCCTCGTTCCCgctcctctcacgctctgcCACCTGATGCTGCCAAGTCCGAGACGGCCCCGGCTATGCAG ACCAACGGACTGAATGGAATCCAAAGAGAAGCACAATGGAAGCCCGACCCCCTCGACACACTTGCTTctggtttcctctcctcctcctcctcctcgtcctcctcgttctcctcgtCCTGGCACACCACCCAGTCTCTGACCCGGGGCTCCTCCCTgcgctctcccccctctgctccctcgTCCACGGCCGCCGCCTcctgccctctccctccctccacctccttccatccctccgCTCTCTATCCGTCGTcgtccccctccttctccctttccaCCCCGTCCCCCGTCGTCGCCGCCTCCTTGCTCCCGCCTCCTCCGGCGCCGTCTCGCAGCCGCTCGCAGGAGACGCTGCGCGCCTCCCCCGGCCCCTTCCTGACCGACCCGCTGCCCGCCCGCCCGAACAGCACCAATCCCTTCACAGGCCCCGTGCCGCTTCAGCAGCACCGCCGCCCGCTCACGCCGGACTTCAGCGTCCAGCGTCCCGCCCCGACGCCCAGCGTTCAGAGGACCACGTCCGCTCTCTCCCAACCACTCGTCCCCGCCGCGCACGCCTTCCAGCTCCAGAGGGCCGCGTCCCTGTTCGACCCGCCATCCGCTGTTCCTTCGGCGCCGGCCCCTCTGCTCCCCGCCGGCCCGTCCCCTTTCCCCTCCCTGCCGCTGGCGCCGGCCGCGTGCATCCCGCCCGTCCTCGCGCCCCGTCGCCAGCCGTCTCCTCCGGGGGGGAAACCGAAGCCGCGCTGGGTCACTTTTGACGACGATTTGGACTTTCGACCTCCGACCAAAGGGCCGCAGGCCCCCGTCCTCCCCGCCAGCTACCTAGTGCCCCAAATTCTGCCCTCGAGCTTCGTGTTTGACTCCGAGCCCGACTGGTTGACCTCGGCCCCTTCGGTGTTCCCGACCCTACCTCCTCCCACCCCGAGTAGAACTGTGAACAGTAACGCGAAGCCCCCAGGGGGCCCCGGCAGCGACTGCTTCCCCCCCAGGGATCCCTCTTAA
- the synj1 gene encoding synaptojanin-1 isoform X13, with protein MAFSKGYRIYHKLDPPPYSVIVETRSREECLMFESGAVAVLSAAEKEAIKNSYAKILDAYGVLGVLRLNLGDSMLHSLVVVTGCSSVGKVQDSEVFRVTQTDFISLNNDPGDEDRIAEVRKVLNSGHFYFAWSATGVSMDLSLNAHRRILEDTTDNRFFWNQSLHLHLKHYGVNCDDWLLRLMCGGVEVRTIYAGHKQAKACIFSRLSSERAGTRFNVRGTNDDGQVANFVETEQVIFLDDKVSSFIQIRGSIPLFWEQPGIQKKSIKGVLLHLNENRRPNGMDENPHLVGSHRVKLSRGFEANAPAFERHFTALRRLYGKQVIINLLGGKEGEHMLSKAFQSHLKASEHTAAVKMVNFDYHQNVKGGKADKLHSVLKPYLTKFIDECGFFYYSGETGIVRTQGGTLRTNCLDCLDRTNSVQAFFALEMLPKQLEEMSLTEKPQLVARFQEVFRTMWSANGDSVSKIYAGTGALDGKAKAGKLKDGARSVTRTIQNNFFDSSKQEAIDILRLGSTLNSDLADKARALLTTSSLYVTEPILQSASPRVLLGMCQNHHKYTRPKQIRVCVGTWNVNGGKQFRSIAFRNQTLNDWLLDAPKKAGHPEFQDSKANPIDIFAIGFEEMVELNAGNIVSASTTNQKLWAAELQKNISRDHKYVLLASEQLVGVCLFVFIRPQHAPFIRDVAVDTVKTGMGGATGNKGGVAIRLLFHTTSICFVCSHFAAGQSQVKERNDDYSEITRRLTFPMGRLLYSHDYVFWCGDFNYRISMPNEEVKELIKQQNWDALTAGDQLLDQKNAGLVFRGFIEGKLDFAPTYKYDLFSEDYDTSEKCRTPAWTDRILWKRRKWNFNQTAEAMNVVGAASTSGETDDDPDNPWSAGTLKYYGRAELKTSDHRPVVSIIDVDILEVDPEARHQVYKEVIALQGPPDGTILVSLCSSGPDDYFDDALIDELLDKFAQFGEVILIRFVEEKMWVTFLEGYSALAALSLSASTVLGKMLDIRLKSPGWIKSLEEEMSVERICGSIPTSASSTLLAEDTDMGDDDYDMEGDVEDEVEEILPQHLQPGAGSGPGSSPLPSPRGSPCPSPTHGEPVAPGRSGRGGQPSRPSQEDLSPSPVRREFPGPPVDFQPGAPTSLEPKRPPPPRPHAPPARPAPPQRPPPPSDCGEFPSPLFGRRGSQARGQVAVGAPGPGGAPRPNIPPRAGVISVPPQSRPQPPSHPGAPRPIPEVHPGAPRPIPDTHPGAPRPVATGQVKPTDLPLGPPSSGPPPAEPAAARPQAPSPMQAPMQPQKAAPTAQAPSPMQPQPAAPMGQAPSPMQTPMQTPMQTPMQPQQATPTGQVPSAMQPQHAGPTVQLPPPMQPTYSQPQQAPKAGPLAAATAGSPQGLSSPKAPPRSRSSHALPPDAAKSETAPAMQTNGLNGIQREAQWKPDPLDTLASGFLSSSSSSSSSFSSSWHTTQSLTRGSSLRSPPSAPSSTAAASCPLPPSTSFHPSALYPSSSPSFSLSTPSPVVAASLLPPPPAPSRSRSQETLRASPGPFLTDPLPARPNSTNPFTGPVPLQQHRRPLTPDFSVQRPAPTPSVQRTTSALSQPLVPAAHAFQLQRAASLFDPPSAVPSAPAPLLPAGPSPFPSLPLAPAACIPPVLAPRRQPSPPGGKPKPRWVTFDDDLDFRPPTKGPQAPVLPASYLVPQILPSSFVFDSEPDWLTSAPSVFPTLPPPTPSRTVNSNAKPPGGPGSDCFPPRDPS; from the exons ATGGCCTTCAGCAAGGGATATCGCATCTACCACaagctggacccccccccctacagtGTCATAGTGGAAACCAGGAGCCGGGAAGAATGCCTCATGTTTGAATCCGGCGCCGTCGCTGTTCTGT CGGCGGCAGAGAAGGAGGCCATTAAAAACTCCTACGCCAAGATCCTCGATGCTTATGGCGTCCTGGGCGTCCTCCGCCTGAACCTGG GGGACTCCATGCTCCACAGTCTGGTGGTTGTGACAGGATGCAGCTCTGTGGGGAAGGTGCAGGACTCTGAGGTTTTCAGGGTCACACAGACAGACTTTATATCCCTGAATAATGATCCAGGGGACGAAGACCGGATCGCTGAAGTGCGAAAGGTCTTGAACTCTGGACACTTCTACTTTGCCTGGTCTGCCACTGGTGTCAGCATGGACTTGAGTCTCAATGCACATCGCAGGATCCTAGAGGACACTACGGATAACCGCTTCTTTTG GAACCAATCTCTGCACCTGCACCTGAAGCACTACGGAGTGAACTGCGACGACTGGCTCCTGAGGCTGATGTGTGGTGGTGTGGAGGTCAGGACCATCTATGCAGGCCACAAACAGGCCAAGGCCTGCATCTTCTCCCGCCTCAGCTCGGAGCGGGCCGGCACTCGATTCAACGTCCGAGGAACCAACGACGACGGACAGGTGGCCAACTTTGTGGAGACTGAACAG GTTATTTTCCTGGATGACAAAGTCTCGTCCTTCATACAGATCCGTGGGTCCATTCCCCTTTTCTGGGAACAGCCAGGAATCCAG AAAAAGTCCATTAAGGGTGTTTTGTTGCACCTGAATGAGAATCGACGCCCTAATGGGATGGATGAGAACCCCCACCTG GTCGGTTCTCATCGTGTCAAACTCTCGAGGGGATTCGAGGCAAATGCTCCAGCCTTCGAAAG GCACTTTACAGCACTGCGGAGGTTGTACGGCAAACAGGTGATCATCAACCTGCTCGGGGGTAAGGAAGGGGAACACATGCTCAGCAAAGCTTTTCAG agTCACCTGAAGGCATCAGAGCACACGGCGGCTGTGAAGATGGTTAACTTTGACTACCATCAAAATGTGAAGGGGGGCAAAGCAGACAAACTCCACAGTGTCCTCAAACCTTACCTCACCAAGTTCATCGACGAGTGTGGCTTCTTCTACTACTCTGGAGAGACCGGCATTGTGAG GACTCAGGGTGGGACCCTTAGGACCAACTGCCTGGACTGCTTGGATAGAACCAACAGTGTCCAGGCCTTCTTTGCACTGGAG ATGCTGCCgaagcagctggaggaaatGAGTCTCACAGAGAAGCCCCAGCTGGTGGCCAGGTTCCAGGAGGTCTTCAGGACCATGTGGTCTGCCAATGGGGACTCCGTCAGTAAGATCTACGCGGGGACCGGTGCCCTGGATGGCAAGGCCAAG GCGGGGAAGCTAAAAGATGGCGCTCGCTCTGTGACCAGGACCATCCAGAACAACTTCTTTGACAGCTCCAAGCAGGAGGCCATCGACATCCTGAGGCTGGGCTCCACGCTCAACAGTGACTTGGCAGATAAGGCTCGGGCCTTGCTCACCACTTCCAGTCTTTATG TCACTGAGCCCATCTTACAATCAG CCTCCCCAAGAGTATTGCTGGGAATGTGTCAGAACCACCATAAATACACAAGGCCCAAGCAGATCCGGGTGTGCGTCGGCACCTGGAATGTCAACGGGGGTAAACAATTTCGCAGCATTGCCTTCCGCAACCAGACTCTCAACGACTGGCTGTTGGACGCTCCAAAGAAGGCGGGGCATCCTGAGTTCCAGG ACAGCAAAGCAAACCCCATAGATATCTTTGCCATCGGTTTTGAGGAAATGGTCGAACTAAATGCTGGAAATATCGTCAGTGCCAG CACTACGAACCAGAAACTGTGGGCCGCTGAgctacaaaaaaacatttcgcGGGACCACAAGTATGTGCTGCTTGCTTCAGAGCAGCTGGTgggagtgtgtctgtttgtcttcatccgCCCGCAGCACGCGCCCTTCATCAG GGACGTTGCTGTTGATACTGTCAAGACTGGCATGGGCGGGGCCACAGGCAACAAAGGAGGTGTGGCCATCCGCCTGCTCTTCCATACCACCAGCATCTGCTTCGTCTGCTCCCACTTTGCAGCCGGCCAGTCACAGGTCAAGGAGAGGAATGACGACTACAGCGAGATCACACGCAGACTCACCTTCcccatg GGTCGTCTGCTGTACTCGCACGACTACGTTTTCTGGTGCGGGGACTTCAACTATCGAATCAGCATGCCCAACGAGGAAGTGAAAGAGCTGATCAAACAGCAGAACTGGGATGCCTTGACAGCTGGGGACCAGTTGTTGGACCAGAAGAATGCTGGTTTG GTGTTCCGGGGTTTCATCGAGGGGAAGTTGGATTTTGCTCCCACCTATAAATATGACCTCTTCTCTGAAGATTATGACACCAGTGAGAAGTGCCGCACACCAGCCTGGACTGACCGCATCCTCTGGAAGAGGAGAAAGTGGAACTTTAACCAAACAG CTGAGGCGATGAATGTAGTAGGAGCAGCTTCTACATCTGGGGAGACCGACGACGATCCAGATAACCCCTGGAGCGCTGGCACTCTGAAGTACTATGGCAGGGCTGAGCTTAAGACCTCGGACCACAG GCCCGTTGTTTCCATAATAGACGTGGACATCCTGGAGGTCGACCCGGAGGCGCGGCACCAGGTCTACAAGGAAGTCATTGCCCTGCAGGGGCCTCCGGACGGCACCATCCTGGTGTCGCTCTGCTCCTCCGGCCCGGACGACTACTTTGACGATGCTCTCATAGACGAGCTGCTGGACAAGTTTGCTCAATTCGGAGAGGTCATCCTCATCAG GTTTGTCGAGGAGAAGATGTGGGTGACTTTCCTGGAAGGTTACTCTGCTCTCGCTGCGCTTTCTCTCAGCGCTTCCACT GTCCTCGGCAAGATGCTCGACATCCGTCTGAAGAGTCCCGGCTGGATCAAgagtctggaggaggagatgagtgTGGAGAGAATCTGTGGAAGCATCCCCACCTCTGCCAGCTCCACCCTGCTCGCCGAGGACACGGACATGGGCGATGATGATTATGACATGGAAG GGGATGTCGAagacgaggtggaggagatcCTCCCCCAGCATCTTCAGCCTGGAGCCGGCTCGGGCCCTGGatcctcccctctgccctccCCCCGCGGTAGTCCCtgtccctcccccacccacggAGAACCCGTGGCCCCCGGCAGGTCTGGTCGCGGAGGACAACCGTCCCGTCCATCACAAG AAGATTTAAGCCCGTCACCAGTGAGGAGAGAATTTCCAG gGCCTCCTGTTGACTTCCAGCCTGGTGCCCCCACATCTCTAGAGCCCAAACGCCCGCCCCCGCCTCGTCCCCACGCCCCCCCAGCCAGACCAGCACCTCCCCAGCGCCCACCGCCACCTTCAG ACTGTGGCGAGTTTCCCAGCCCACTGTTTGGTAGGAGAGGCAGTCAAG CTCGAGGTCAGGTGGCAGTGGGAGCTCCTGGACCTGGAGGTGCTCCCAGACCC AATATCCCTCCTCGAGCCGGGGTAATCAGTGTGCCTCCTCAGTCTCGCCCGCAACCTCCCTCTCATCCCGGAGCACCCAGACCCATCCCGGAGGTGCATCCCGGGGCCCCTCGGCCCATCCCAGACACCCACCCTGGAGCCCCTCGACCTGTGGCCACTGGCCAGGTCAAACCGACTGACCTTCCTCTGG GTCCCCCCTCCTCGGGCCCCCCTCCTGCAGAGCCCGCTGCAGCAAGACCCCAGGCTCCATCCCCTATGCAGGCACCCATGCAGCCCCAAAAAGCCGCCCCTACGGCTCAGGCTCCATCACCGATGCAGCCCCAGCCAGCCGCCCCTATGGGTCAGGCTCCATCGCCCATGCAGACGCCCATGCAGACGCCCATGCAGACGCCCATGCAGCCCCAACAAGCGACCCCTACGGGTCAGGTTCCATCGGCCATGCAGCCCCAACACGCCGGCCCTACGGTTCAGCTCCCACCACCGATGCAGCCCACGTACTCACAGCCACAGCAGGCCCCTAAAGCGGGGCCCCTCGCCGCCGCCACGGCTGGCTCTCCACAAGGTCTGTCCTCTCCTAAGGCCCCGCCTCGTTCCCgctcctctcacgctctgcCACCTGATGCTGCCAAGTCCGAGACGGCCCCGGCTATGCAG ACCAACGGACTGAATGGAATCCAAAGAGAAGCACAATGGAAGCCCGACCCCCTCGACACACTTGCTTctggtttcctctcctcctcctcctcctcgtcctcctcgttctcctcgtCCTGGCACACCACCCAGTCTCTGACCCGGGGCTCCTCCCTgcgctctcccccctctgctccctcgTCCACGGCCGCCGCCTcctgccctctccctccctccacctccttccatccctccgCTCTCTATCCGTCGTcgtccccctccttctccctttccaCCCCGTCCCCCGTCGTCGCCGCCTCCTTGCTCCCGCCTCCTCCGGCGCCGTCTCGCAGCCGCTCGCAGGAGACGCTGCGCGCCTCCCCCGGCCCCTTCCTGACCGACCCGCTGCCCGCCCGCCCGAACAGCACCAATCCCTTCACAGGCCCCGTGCCGCTTCAGCAGCACCGCCGCCCGCTCACGCCGGACTTCAGCGTCCAGCGTCCCGCCCCGACGCCCAGCGTTCAGAGGACCACGTCCGCTCTCTCCCAACCACTCGTCCCCGCCGCGCACGCCTTCCAGCTCCAGAGGGCCGCGTCCCTGTTCGACCCGCCATCCGCTGTTCCTTCGGCGCCGGCCCCTCTGCTCCCCGCCGGCCCGTCCCCTTTCCCCTCCCTGCCGCTGGCGCCGGCCGCGTGCATCCCGCCCGTCCTCGCGCCCCGTCGCCAGCCGTCTCCTCCGGGGGGGAAACCGAAGCCGCGCTGGGTCACTTTTGACGACGATTTGGACTTTCGACCTCCGACCAAAGGGCCGCAGGCCCCCGTCCTCCCCGCCAGCTACCTAGTGCCCCAAATTCTGCCCTCGAGCTTCGTGTTTGACTCCGAGCCCGACTGGTTGACCTCGGCCCCTTCGGTGTTCCCGACCCTACCTCCTCCCACCCCGAGTAGAACTGTGAACAGTAACGCGAAGCCCCCAGGGGGCCCCGGCAGCGACTGCTTCCCCCCCAGGGATCCCTCTTAA